The DNA region CCCGCTGTGGTACAAGGGTCAAAGTCGTACATGGACGTGTCAATATCGGCGAACAGGACGTCGTCCAGCGCCAAGTCTGAGAGGAAACCCGAAGAAGAAGGGGACGAAGGCGAGGGGGAAATGTCTTCCAAGCTAGCAGGGGAATGTGCGGgcaggaaaacagcagctgcCTCTGGCTTAGCACCCATTGTCCTGCAGTCTCTGGTGGAGCCTGTGGGTGATGAGAAAGGGGATGGAGCGGGGGAGGTAGTTATGGTCATAGTATTAGCGGCTGCCGTCCGTGTAATGGCGATGGGAGGAGCCAACTCCATGTCACTCGGAGAGGATGAGAAACCGTCGTTTGATAGGACAGTCACGCTAGAGGACAATTTGCTCATTAGCGCTGACGACGGAGCGAGTGGGGGCGGAGACAGAGGAGGAGTGGGTGGAGACGGTGCGCAGAATGCCGAATCCCCACCATCCTCTTCTAGTAGCGAGGCCGGAGTGAGGCAGGCGTCCAGGGGCGCGGCGCAGCCTTCCAAGCGCTGGGGCGCCGGGCAGTTGGGAGGCACCATCGGGTGGGGCGAAGGTGGTGGAGGAATCACCGGCATCAACAGCGCGGATGGTTGGGACAGGATGCCGAAAGACGGCGGCGCCTCGCGGAACCCCTCGTCCATGGGGTCATCAGGCGGTGGCGAGGGCGGCAGGAACAGCGGCCGCAGAGAGCCCTCCTGCTTGAGCTCATCCTGTATGCGGCGGAGCATATTGTTGATGAGGACGCGGCGCTCCAGGCTGGGCTCGCCAAGCGGACGCTGGCTGTAGAGCTTCATCAGGGAGATGTTGAAGATGGTCTGTCTCTGAAGGGTGTAGGACACCTTGGAAAGACCCTCCGAGGCAACGCCTACCCCCGCTCCCGCCACCGACGCCTCCAGCGCTTTGCCTTCCAGGccctcttcatcctcttccaACTTCCGCTTTGCACCTTTACAGAACATATATCTAGACAACGCAAAACAAAAGGAGAGTAAACAAGTTAATCAAGTGCTCAGATAAGAAATCATTAAGACACAAATCAGGTCTAAAGTCTAGTGTTGCTCCTTCGCATTCAGTGACATAAAGCTCAGCACCTAAATAAAGTCACTCCAGACTTCATGGAAATCTGTTAAACCTAAAggtgcttccttgaacagggtAGGATAAGTCTACAGTGTGTCCATTACTCTTTTTggacaaaatcattcttagataataagATTTTAGTCTCGTCAGTTCTACCTACAAGCTGCTTTAGGACCActtatcactttaaatccaaataagctgctgctggtcacaCCTGCAACTCAACAAAGcatttgcaaaattgttttctgaaatTAGCAGAAAAtctacaaagttttgcacaattGGTTCCATAATTACTTGATCAGTATATTTGAATGATGCTATTATGTCCCCTCCTTTAGTGCCGCCCTGGGTAACTGCCCAAATCAAACAACCACCTCTTTTGGGGCTTGTCGTTAAATTGCATCCCAAATCCAAAATCACTTCATTCATACAGGAACCAACGTTTTCTATTGGAAAGTaagaaactgcaaacagaaaatgagcatactgcatttggaaataaaaaaataaataaaaatacagacaaagTGAGCAGCTGGAGATGAAACCTTCACACATCAAGTTATGTAATAGCAGTGCTCCCTGCTCAGCACAGGATAATATGCCAGATTTAAAACCCAACCTTTGGCCACTCCTCTTTTTATGATACTAGAGGAAGAACTTGCTGGTTGTGGTACAAGACGAGCAATAATTTGGGTGATTTTATAAAACtattcagaaaacaaagaaggagaaaatggaaaagaaagaaaggagctGCTGCAGTGTGTTTGACTTTAATCCAGGCTGACATGCAGCCAGTCGCCGCCTGCATCACGGCGCATGCGTCttctctcaaacacacacacacacacacacacacacacacacacacaggaagtgTAAGCTGCAGGCCCAGCCACCACGACCGGTTGGTTGCCATGACAAACCGAGTCAGCTGGGAATTCACCCAAAGAAACGACAATGAATGGGACGCGgtggagggaggaagaagagtacaggaggaagatgaggaagacAAGTGAGAAGCAGAAGCAGAGGAATAGGTAAGGTAATGAGAACTCCATCCAGACATGCAGATAAACCCACAATCGCATCTATGACTAGGCTTAGGGTGTTCAAAGTGAGGTCCGGAGGCCATTTGCAGAACCTGTCCTGATTCCTTGCAGACCCCAACCACAATTCAAGAATAAATTACTACAAAACTGCAACTATTGAATCAAAATCTACTTACAAAAATGTTAGATGCAGCAAAAAGAGATGATCTTTTCTGAGCTTTCTAGTTTCCTTATAAATTGAACCACATCTGCTCACATCTTGTACTCTAAAATACACCTTTGTGCCCCCAAATAGGCTTTTAATTGCTGTGTTAAAATTTGGCTAAATACAATGACCTAGATCCTGTTTTTATTGCCAAGAAtagacaaaatatgttttcagctTTCTTATGTTATTACCTAAAATGCAGAATCATAGCATTCCTTTTCATCtacgcttgatcatttgtagcaaaggatgcatctgtaggtaaataaatacttctaaaaACATGTGGAAAGTTCAGTCCTTCCTGTTTGACTCAACATTAATACAGTATAGTGCTGatgttgttttacaaaatttttaCCAGGTGAgttcaaaacaatgacaattGAGGAGTTCTAGGTAGAACATATCTAccgacaaaatattttttgtgttttaacaatgtaaaatgtttatatttttgtacagacTTAGTGCTCCGAGGGTggtgttctttcagcaaatggccttttgaAGAGTGTGTAGcttacaattaattgtttttattatatcagTTGACTATTATTTCAGTTATCAATTAATATATATCACCATAGTAGGGGTGTCGCGATATAATAATCTCACAATATGATACAATATTCTAATCGCAATACGATGTatatcaaaatatttgacaaacGATAcaatttgatgcatttttgcgattttctgaaagattttagaaagACAGAgtgattttagtgacattttgtgttccaTAGAGTTggatttaaataactgaaaactgattaaaagcaTCAACTACACAATACCTGACTGTGATTGGACAGAGTCTAACAGTCTACAGCTggacaaaatgaatcaaagatgCAGTGAGAAAATTACTTTCTGTTATTTAATTCATGtgaatttgacataaaactcaaagcTTCAACAGTGATCCAGGAGCTCAGTGGGGAGGTTATCAGCCTCTGTAGACTCAATATGCAAACGATTgtacttctgtttttctttttggactTAATGTGGCTGCATTTTGGagtaaaaaaagtcttttggaCTTTAGGAAAAAGGCTTTTCTACCTTGGCTCCTGGAGTTAGCCGTGGCTGTAAGCTGTTTTCTACTTGCTGCTGTGGGAGAGGCTCTGCATCACCCCGTAGTGATCGACTCCTTACAGCTGCGCAGCGCCGCCATTCCCCTGCTTGGATCTCTGAGTAGCTGCCTCTCAGATTGCCAGGATCTCATCGTACTCTCAGTCCCTGATACTCTTCGTCAGTTGTTAATAAGAATGATCGATCTGCCATCGTCATCATGGCAATCTTCACTGCGCCCAGACTGCGACTTTCCCCTCTTCGTCTTCCAGCTCAAAACAGCGCCACTGCATGCTGCGTTTTCATTCTCTTGGTAATCCTTTATATAAAGAACAGAcactactaaaataaaaacaaattacagagGGGATGCCACTAGTCGCTTTGATACccaactttgctttaattttgcGATCTCACTCCGTTTGCACCGCTACTCCGTTTCCCGTCTCTTTCACGGTTACTTGCGCAAGTTTAATTCGTTTCTTAGCAACAAAATACAGCCCATCGTTATTTATTGAAGATTtgagatttccaaaaacaaaggaatCTAATGCTGCgttgtgtttttttacttttggaagcTCATTCCCGTTCACATAACCGGAAAAGCcagtttttgacatttctctAACATTCGGAAAAACATGGCTTACTTATTTTAGCATAGTTCCGGTTTTACTTGGGctattaacacaatttaaaaactggtgTGTAGTTTATAATGTGCACCTTAAGCACAGGTTGAAAGTGATACTGGGGCAGGCGGGGTCTTGCTGCTACGTTGTCACAAACCAGCCATGTTAAAAAGACGGTATAAGCCTATGAACCCCTATGATTTAACGTAGCAATACTCCCGGATGAAAATTCGATACATCCCGGGAAGCATAATCGTTAAATATCGTAGAATCGATATAATTATACAGCCCTacaccatagcaaccagtgacTCAGCAATATTTCAGTCTCTGCTTCTTGCATTACTCAgcggatttttattttgtaaataaataatccagtAACTAATAAGTTGGGAATTATTCACAGACTCAAACAAAGTATCCACACCTCCATCACACCAGATGGCATCAGGTTGCTACGGTTACCAGGACCAAGACCTGGGTAACCGTAACATCTTCTTGGGAAGATGTGAACTTCTCCATATCTTCCCAATAATTTACATCGTGAATAAAGATGCATTAGAAGAAATGGAGAGTTTCTGCCAGCTGGATGACATCTGGCATTAACACCTTCTCACGTCGGCA from Gambusia affinis linkage group LG13, SWU_Gaff_1.0, whole genome shotgun sequence includes:
- the sertad2b gene encoding SERTA domain-containing protein 2b, producing the protein MFCKGAKRKLEEDEEGLEGKALEASVAGAGVGVASEGLSKVSYTLQRQTIFNISLMKLYSQRPLGEPSLERRVLINNMLRRIQDELKQEGSLRPLFLPPSPPPDDPMDEGFREAPPSFGILSQPSALLMPVIPPPPSPHPMVPPNCPAPQRLEGCAAPLDACLTPASLLEEDGGDSAFCAPSPPTPPLSPPPLAPSSALMSKLSSSVTVLSNDGFSSSPSDMELAPPIAITRTAAANTMTITTSPAPSPFSSPTGSTRDCRTMGAKPEAAAVFLPAHSPASLEDISPSPSSPSSSGFLSDLALDDVLFADIDTSMYDFDPCTTAGAVGATAGGGGLAKLSPVVNADDLLKTLVSPYSGSAPQVSANQPFKIDLTELDHIMEVLVGS